From the genome of Corallococcus soli:
GAGCAGCAGCACCACGCCCACGGCGGCGATGACGACGCCGGACCACATGGGCAACAGCCGGTAGATGCCCACCCAGCCGGAGGGGTTGAAGGTCTGGTAGGACTTGAGCGCCTGGAGGAAGCCTTCCATGGCGCGTCATCCTACTGACAATGGCCGCTAGGAATAGCGGGTCAACGCGAGCCCCAGCAGGATGGCCAGGATGACGGCGCCCAGGAGCGCGAAGGCGTAGAGGGCGCGGGGCGAGGCGGTGGCGCGCAGCAGGTCCTCCGCCCGCTCGCGGTCCTCCGCGGAAGGGGCCTGGGCCAGGATGCGCCGGGCGTCCCTCCGGGCTCCGGCCACGTCCCCGGCGTCCTTGCGGGCCCAGGCCGCGCGCACTTCGTCGGAGCCGGGGGAGACGGGCTCCGGGGGCGTCTGTCCGCCTTTCGCCATGGCGCGCGTCTATACCAGGGAATGTGGACACCCGCCGACGGTATAAGCACGTCTCCATGCCCGTGCGGTCCCTGTCCCGTCGAAGCCTCCTGTTCGCCACGTCCGCGCTCGTCCCGCTGCTGTCCCGGCGTGCGGCCGCCTTTGGTGAGAAGAGCCGGTTCATCCCCGCGGTGGCCCGGCACGGCGGCCGCTGGGACGGACGGCTGTCCGGCCTGCGGCGGCTCGCGTGGGAGCTGCAGCGGCGCACGTCCGTGGAGGTGGTGCCGGACGCGCGCCCGTTCGCGCTCAGCAGCCCGGACCTCTTTGAATACCCCTTCCTGTACTTCGGGGGGGACGGGGCCTTCCCGCCGCTCACGGACGCGGAGGTGACGAACCTGCGCCGCTACCTGACGTATGGCGGCTTCGTGTTCGGGGACGCCAACGACGGCAGCGACGGGGACGGCTTCGACGCGAGCTTCCGGCGGGAGATGGCCCGGGTGCTGCCGCAGAACCCGCTGAAGGAGACGCCGGGGACGCACGTCGTCTTCAAGTCCTTCTTCCTGCTGGACGCGGCGCCCGGGCGGCTGCTCCACAAGCCGCTGCCGCTGGTGGCGACCCTGGGCAAGCGGGCGGCGGTCATCTATTCGCAGAACGACGTGGCGGGCGCGTGGAGCCGCAGCGAGTCCGGCGACTACGAGTTCGACGTGACCCCGGGCGGCGAGCCGCAGCGCGAGCTGGCGATCCGCCTGGGCATCAACCTGTGCATGTACGCGCTGTGCCTGGACTACAAGGACGACGCGGTGCACCTGCCCCTCATCCTCAACAAGCGGCGCTGACGTGTCCTGGCGCGCGACCGAATGAACTCCCCGTCCTTCAACGCGTGGAAGCTCGTCAGCCTCTCGCCCCTGCCGGTGTGGGCGCTGGTGTTGTTGGCGGTGGGGCTGGTCGCGGGCATCGCGCTGGCGGCCTGGGGCGTGCGCCGGGAGCCGTCGCGCGGCCGGCGGCTGCTCCTGTGGGGCCTGCGCCTGGGCGCGGGTCTGGCGGCGTTCTTCTTCCTCCTGGAGCCCGGCATCCGGCACCTGCAGGTGGCGCGGATGAAGAACCGGGTGGCGGTGCTGGTGGACCGCTCGGCGTCCATGAACTTCCCGACGGAGCCGGGCGGGCCCACGCGCAGCGCGCAGGTGGCGGCGTTCCTGGAGAAGGCCGCGCCCACGTTCGCGTCCTGGCAGGACCGCTTCACGGTGGAGGTGTACGGGGTGGATCCGGAGCTGGCGCCCGTCACGCCCGCGCAGCTGTCCGGTGAGCCCGCGCGGGCGGGGACGACGGACCTGCTCGCGGCGCTGCGGTCCGCGTCGGCGGCGGGGCAGGGGTCGCGCAAGCTGTCCGGCGTGCTGCTGTTCAGCGATGGCGCGGACAACACGGAGCTGAAGGCCGGGGCGGTGGGCCGGGCGCGGGCGGCGCTGGCGGACCTGGGCGTGCCGGTGTCCACGTTCCTGGTGGGGCAGGAGGCGCTGAAGGACCTGGCGGTGGAGGGGCTGAAGGTGGACGACTTCGCCTTCGTGAGGAACTCGCTCACGGTGGAGGTGGAGATCCACGGCCGCGGCTTCGCCGGCCAGGACATCCCGGTGGTGCTCAGCCAGGAGGGCAAGACGGTCGCGAACAAGCTGGTGCGGATGACGACCGCGGACGACGTGAAGCCGGTGTCCTTCACCTTCACGCCGGACCAGACGGGGCGGTTCGTCTACACCGTGACGGTGCCCACGTTCCCGGACGAGGCGGTGAGCGAGAACAACAGCCGTTCGTTCACGCTGAAGGTCATCCGCGACCGGGTGCGCGTGCTGCTGGTGGTGGGTCGGCCGTCGTGGGACGAGCGGTTCCTGCGCGGGCTGCTCAAGCAGGACGCGAACGTGGACCTGGTGTCGTTCTACATCCTGCGCACGCTGTCGGACGACCCGGGGGTGACGAACGAGCGCGAGCTGTCGCTCATCCCGTTCCCCATGGAGGAGATCTTCGACACGAAGCTGCACACGTTCGACGTCGTCATCTTCCAGAACTTCGGCTACTCGGATCCGTCGCTGTCCATCGCGGAGTACGAGCGCAACCTGGAGCGCTACGTCCACGAGGGCGGCGCGTTCGTGATGATTGGCGGCGACAGCGTGCTGGGCGAGGGCCGCGCGAGCATGCCCACGCTGATGGAGGCGCTGCCGGTGGAGGCCGCGGGGCCGGCGAACCCGGAGCCCTTCAAGCCGAGGCTGACGCCGGAGGGCCTGCGGCACCCGGTGACGTCCATTGGCACGGGCGCGGCGAGCACGGAGGGCACCTGGGGAGAGCTCGCGCCGATTCCGGGCGCGAACCTGACGCGGGCGCGGCAGGGCGCGACGGTGCTGATGGACCACCCGTTCATGACGGTGGACGGGAAGAACGCGCCGCTGGTGTCGGTGTGGGACTACGGGCGGGGGCGGGCGATGGTGGTGGCCACGGACGCGACGTGGTCGTGGGCGTTCACGGCGCACCGGGGCGGCTCCCCGAACCGGGCGTATGACCGCTTCTGGGGCAATGCCCTGCGGTGGCTGGTGCGCGACCCGGACCTGACGACGCTGAAGGTGACGGCGGATCCCCCGTCGGTGGAGCCGGGGCGGCCGGTGGGCGTGGTGGTGCAGGCGCGGATGGCGGACTACCAGCCGGCGCAGGAGGCGCAGGTGCGGGTGGAGCTGTTCTCCGTGGCGACGCAGAAGCAGGTGGCGGTGCAGACGGGCACCACGGGGGCGGACGGCGTGGTGCGGCTGGAGTTCGCGCCGCCGGCACCGGGGCCGTACAAGCTGCTCGCCTCGGCGAAGAAGGGCGACACGGACCTGGGCAAGGGCGAGGACGCGGTGGCGGTGCGCGCGGTGGGGCCGGAGCTGTCGGACGCGTCCGTGCGGCCACAGTTGATGGAGCAGATCGCCAGCATCACCGAGGGCAAGGCGTACAAGCTGCCGCAGGACGGGCTGCCGGACGTGCCGCTGTTGGATCCGCCGGTGGTGGAGGTGGGGCGCGCGAAGGACCAGCCGCTGTGGGATCGCTGGTACTACCTGGTGGCGCTCATCGCGCTGCTCGGCGCGGAGTGGTTCGCGCGGCGGCGGTTCGGGTACGTGTGAGGCGGGCGCCCGGTCCCGTGCTCCTGGGGACCCGGCGCCGTGCTTCGCGGCTTCGCGAGGTGACGGCTACTTCTCCGCCAGACCGCAGGCGATGCGACCGCCGGCGTCACCGGCGGGGTCGGTGTGGTAGTCGTCCTTGGTGGCGTGCACGACGACGGCGGAGCCGTCCTTGTCGAACATGGACTTCACCTTGAGGCCGTGGGCGAAGAAGTCGAACTGCACCTTGCCGTCCGCGGGGACGTGGAGGTTCGGCAGGTCGCCGTCGTGCTTGCCCTTGGGGGACAGCACGCCGTGCTTCTTCTTCGTCGGGTTGAAGTGGCCGCCCGCCGTCTTGAAGTCCGGCGCCTCGCACTTGCCCGTCTCGTGGATGTGGATGGCGTGCTCGCCCGCGGGCAGGTTCATCAGCGTGCCCTTCACCAGCACGCCCGTCGGCGCCTGCTCGAAGGTCACCGTGCCCACGTCCTTGCCCTGGGAGTCCTTCAGCGCCGCCTTCGCCATCTCGCCCGGCTTGGGCGCCGGCTTCACGCCCGCGTCCGTCGTCGCCGTGCCCGGGGTGGCCGGAGTCCCCGCATCCTGGGCCAGGGCGGGCGTGGTGGTCAGGGCAGCGGCAATCAGCAGGGAGCGAATCATCATGGGTGGCGCTTCTCCAGGAAGGAGTGGGTGACGAAGCGGCGCGACACTACCTCCCACCGCCTCGCCTCGCAGGAGAATGTCCACCCCTCCGCGTCACCGGTGATGGGGAGTCATCACTCCGGCAGCGGCCCGTCCAGCGGCACCGGCACCACCCGGGACGCTCCGAACGCGGGCGCCCACACCCGCTGCACCGACGCCCCGTTCAGGAAGCGCATCACCGCGCGGAACGCCGGCTCTGGCCCTCCCAGCGACTCCGCCCAGCGCTGACCCCGGGGCGACAGGTTGGGCACCGGGGGCCCCAGCTCCTCGCATGACTCGGCGCCCCGGGTGATGCCCAGGCCCTCGTCCCGCACGCGCTGGGGCACGTACAGCGGCGCGAACCGCGCGTGACGGTGGTCGTGCACGCAGCCGGGCTCCTCCAGCAGCGCCGCGGACAGGGGCAGCTCGCGCACGTTGAACAGCAGCTTCACCGCGTCGTGGTGCGGATCATACGGGCCGCGCAGCCGGTGGTCCCCGCGCGGAATCAACCGCCGGTCCAGGTAGCAGAACGCGCGGGCCTCGGGTGGCAGCGCGCCCCGGTGCCGCGCGCCGCCGTAGCGGAAGAACGGCCGCAGGTGCCGGGCGTCCACCTCCAGCGCCGGGCCCTGCTTCAGCGCCCGCAGCTTGGGCAACAGCGCCGGCTCCAGGCCGTGCTCCCGCGCGAAGTCCTCCAGCGTGCCCTCCGTGGCGGCGGCGAAGGCCCGCACGCGCGCGAGCAGCCGCTCCGCGTCCGCGTCCACCAGCAGCTCGTCGAAGCGCGTCTTCACCCCGGGCAGGCTCACCGGGATGAGCGTGGTGAGCAGCTCGCCCCGCGCCCGCCAGTCCGCGTCCAGCGCGGAGGCCTCCTGGGCGATGGGGGACAGGCGCCACTCGGGCGCTTCCGGCGTGAAGCGCTGGTCCACGCCCTTGTGCTCGTAGCGCGGGGGCGGCGCCTCGCTCCCGGCGCGGGACGTCCACACCGTGATGCAGGTGCGCACCTGCGTGCCCGTGAAGATGCCCGGCCCCAGGTCCACCACCTCCCGCAGGTGGAGTGCGCCCAGCAGGGCGTGGCGCAGCGGGGCGTAGATGAAGGACTCCAGCAGGCTCGCGGGCGTGATGAAGGCCAGGGTGCCCTGCCGCGCCGCCAGGCGCTTCGTGGCGACCAGGAGGAAGAAGGCGAAGTCATCCCGGAGGCTCGTGCCGTGCGGCATCGCCAGGGGCACCAGGGCCCGCAGCCGCGCGTAGGCCTCCGCGTCCTTCAGCACCGGCGACGTGCCGTTGTAGGGCGGGTTGCCCACCCACAGCTCGGCGTGCCCCTCCGGCGTCGCCGCGAGCAGCGGCTCCAGCCCGCCCCGGAGCGCATCCCCGACGCGCACGTCCGCGCCGGGCACCCGGGCCTGGCACAGGCGCGCGACCCCCGCGTCCAGCTCCAGGCCGCACAGCCTGGCGTCCGGCCGGTGCCTCGCCGCCGCCGCGAGGAAGGCTCCCGCGCCACAGGCCGGGTCCACCACCGTGAGCGGGCCCTGGCCCACGTGCGCCAGCGCGAGCGCCAGCGTGCGCTCCACGATGGGCGCGGGCGTGTAGAACGCGCCCACCGCCTTGCGGTTGATGCCGGGGAACTGGTGGACCAGCAGCTCCTCGTCCAGCTCGGGCGTGTCGATGGAGCGGGGCATGCCCGGCCCATCCTAGCCAGTTTCACCGTCGGTGCCGGGCGGGGTCCAGTCCAGGGCCGTCCCGCACCGCTTGCAGTAGCGCGCATCCGGGTCGTGACCCTGTGCGCCACAGCCCGGGCAGGCCTGGGTGTCCACGTGCTGACGCGTGGCGGCGGCCAGCTCCACGGACACGATGCCCGTGGGCACCGCGATGATGCCGTAGCCCATCACCATCAGGATGGACGCGAGGAACTGGCCGGTGACCGTCTTGGGCGTGATGTCGCCAAAGCCCACCGTCGTCATCGTCACGATGGCCCAGTACATGGACCGGGGGATGCTGTCGAAGCCGTTCGCCTCGCCCTCCACCATGTACATGAGCGCGCCCATGATGACGTCGATGCTCAGCACCGTGCCCAGGAAGACGATGATCTTTGGGCGGCTGGCGCGCAGGGCCGTCATCAGCACCTCCGCCTGCCCCAGCAGGTGCCCCAGCTTCAGGATGCGGAAGACGCGCAGGAGGCGCAGCACGCGCACCACCAGCAGCGTCTGGGCCCCGGGGAACAGCACGCTCAGGAACGAGGGCAGCAGCGCCATCAGGTCCACGAGGCCGAAGAAGCTGCGGGCGTAGTCCAGGGGCCGGCGCACCGCGATGAGCCGCAGCACGTACTCCAGCGCGAAGAGCACGGTGAAGGTCCACTCGGCGACGTGCAGGGCGTGGCTGTGGTTCGCCCTCACCTGCGCGACGCTCTCCAGCATCACCGCGCCCACGCTGAACACGATGGCCCACAGCAGGGCGATGTCGAACGCCCTCCCCGCCGGGGTGTCCGCCTCGAAGATGATGGTGTGCAGGCGGGCCCGAAGGCCGCCCGGGGGACTCTGCTCGGAAGGCCGGTTCACTGCCGGGCAGCTTAAGCGCAATCCCCCGTCCGTCGAGGATGGCGGAGCCCGCCTCCCGTGACAGCGCCTTCGCGCGGGAACGTTCGCGACCGCCACTTCCCCTGGACTTGCGCCTGCGTTGCTCCCAGCCGGGCCAGGGGCCACCGTCACCGGCTTGCATGCCGTGGAGCGGTCCTGACGCGGGTCGGGTCCGGAGGGTGGAGCATGGTGGTGGGAATACTGGACATCCTCCCGACGTGGCTGATCGCCCTGGGGGTGATGGGGCTCATCTTCGTGGCGCTGGAGGTGGGCTTCCGTCTCAGCCACCGCAGGCCCGGGCTCGATGAGGCGTCCGCGCTCCAGGCCTCGGTGCTCGGTCTGGTGGCGCTGCTGCTGTCCTTCTCCTTCTCCATGGCGGAGGAGCGCTTCAGCCAGCGGCGCGACCTCGTTGTCAAGGAGGCGAACGCCATTGGCACCCTCTACCTGCGCAGCGGCTTTCTCCCCGAGCCCACGCGCACGGAGATGCGGAGCCGGTTGCGCCGCTATGTCGACCTCCGGCTGGAGGCGTACATGGCCGTGGGGGACCGGGAGCGCTTCAACCAGCTCCGGGACGAAGCGGATCAGATCCAGGGGAAGCTCTGGTCCGCGCTGGACGCGATCGTGCTCCAGCAGCCGACAGGCGTTCAGACCCTCGTCACCCAGGCGCTCAATGACGTCATCGACGTCTCCGCTGATCGCCTCTCGGCCGCCCGGAACCTCATCCCGGACACCATCTTCGTCCTCCTGCTCGTCGGGGTCCTCGGCTCGGGGCTGCTGCTGGGCTACCAGCCCGAAACGCACTCGCGCGCGTGGATATGCTGGACGGTCTTCGCGGTGATGCTGACCGCGGTCATGTTCACCCTGCTGGACCTGGACCTGCCCGACCGCGGCCGCATCCGCACCAGCCAGCAGCCCCTGGTGGACCTCCGGAGGCAGATGGAGGCCCTACCCTGATGCAATCGCGGCGGGCCCTGGTCGTTCCCAGGACACGGGCGGGCGAACGCACCCGGCCCTGAGGAGTCCAGACCATGGAACACGCGGCACGGCGCACCTTTCTCCACCTGCTCGGCCTTGGCGCGTCGCTGGTGGCCGGCCTGGCCACCGCGGCGGAGGAGGTCCCGCCCACGCCCCAGGCCGTCATGCGCGAGGCGCGCCGGAGCGTGCTCCCGGACGGCATCGAGAAGGCGGAGGCGGTGCGCATCGGTGGCATCGACCAGTGGATTTCCGTCCGGGGACGCCACCGGGACAACCCGCTGCTGCTCTTCCTGCACGGGGGGCCGGGCTTCACGGCCCTGCCCACCGCGTACTTCTACCAGGGCGAATGGGAGGAGTACTTCACCGTCGCCCACTGGGACCAGCGAGGCGCGGGGAAGACCTACGCGCTCAACCCGCCGGAGGCGGTGCGCCCCACGATGACCATGGAGCGCATGGTGGCCGACGCCGAGGAGGTGGTCGAACACCTGCGCAAGACCTACGGCAAGAAGCGCATCGTGCTCGTCGGACACAGCTGGGGCTCGATACTGGGGGTGAAGCTCGCGCAGCGCCACCCGGAGTGGTTCGACGCCTATGTCGGCATCGGGCAGGCCGTGGACGTCCCCCGGAACGAAGCGCTGGGCTACGAGGCCACGCTCCAGGCCGCTCGCGCGGATGGCAATGCGAAGGCCGTCGCGGAGCTCGAAGCGCTCGCGCCCTTCCCGGACCCGAAGGACGCCGCGCGCCAGCTGGTGAACCTGCCGAAGGAGCGGCGGTGGCTGTCACGGTATGAGAGCTACAACTGGCGCGACCCGAGCTGGCACGGCGCGGAGGTCTGGCGCTTCAGCCCGGACGTTTCGGACCCGGACATGGTGGCGCGCGACGCGGGCCTGGACCTGAGCTTCGTGACGCTCTGGGGGGCCATCGCCCAGGTGGATTTCAGGCCGGTGAAGCGCTTCGCCCTCCCGGTGGTCTTCTTCCACGGGCGGCACGACCTCACCACCTCCGCGCGCCTGCTGGACTCCTGGTACGCCACGCTCCAGGCGCCCTCCAAGAAGCTCATCTGGTTCGAGGACTCCGCCCACATGGTGCACGAGGAGGAGCCCGGCAAGGTGCTCGTCCGGCTGGTGCAGGACGTGCTCCCGCTCACGCGCCGCAAGTAGCGCGGGCCCTGGAAGAAGGGGGACGGAACCCGGGCCCCTCTGGGGGCACCCGGGAACCGTGGAGGACCGCCGAGCAGCCTTCACACCTTGCGCGGCGCCTCCGGGATGCCGGGCGGCACCGAGCCCGCCGGGCCGGGCGGCGTCACCACCGGAGGCGGCAGCAGGGCGCCCACGTGCATCCGGTGCTGCACCTCCGCGAACCGCCGCGACGCCTCATCCTCCGGCGACAGCAGCGAGACAACCCACCCCACCAGGAACGACAGCGGAATCGTCACGAGCCCCGGGTTCTTCAGCGGGAAGGGCGCCGACGCGTTGCCCAGCAGCTCCACCTGCACCGTGGGCGACAAGAAGATGAGCAGCACCGCGCTGAAGGCCCCTGTCAGCATGCTCGCCACCGCGCCGCGCGTGGTGAAGCCCTTCCACAGCATGGACAGCAGCAGCGCCGGGAAGTTCGCGCTCGCCGCGATGGCGAACGCCAGCCCCACCATGAAGGCCACGTTCTGGCCCTTGAAGACGACGCCCAGGATGACGGCCAGCACGCCCAGCAGCAGGCTCGCCAGCCGCGCCACCTTGAGCTGCTCGCTCTCCGGCGCGTGGCCCTTGCGCACGACGTGCGACCACAGGTCGTGCGACAGCGCCGCCGCGCCCGACAGCGTCAGGCCCGCCACCACCGCCAGGATGGTGGCGAAGGACACCGCGGAGATGAAGCCCAGGAAGCCCGTGCCGCCCACCACCTCCGCCAGCATGGGCGCCGCCATGTTGCCGCCCTTGTCCACCGCCGTGATGCCCTGCCGGCCCACCAGCACCGCCGCGCCGAAGCCCAGCACGAACGTCACCAGGTAGAAGAAGCCGATGAGGCCCGTGGCGTAGAACACGCTGGTGCGCGCCGCCTTCGCGTCGGGCACCGTGTAGAAGCGCATCAGGATGTGCGGCAGGCCCGCCGTGCCGAACATCAGCGCCACGCCCAGGGAGATGGTCTCCAGCGGGTTCGCCACCAGCTTGCCCGGGGCCAGCACCTCCGGTCCGTACATCCT
Proteins encoded in this window:
- a CDS encoding molecular chaperone DnaJ, yielding MAKGGQTPPEPVSPGSDEVRAAWARKDAGDVAGARRDARRILAQAPSAEDRERAEDLLRATASPRALYAFALLGAVILAILLGLALTRYS
- a CDS encoding DUF4159 domain-containing protein — translated: MPVRSLSRRSLLFATSALVPLLSRRAAAFGEKSRFIPAVARHGGRWDGRLSGLRRLAWELQRRTSVEVVPDARPFALSSPDLFEYPFLYFGGDGAFPPLTDAEVTNLRRYLTYGGFVFGDANDGSDGDGFDASFRREMARVLPQNPLKETPGTHVVFKSFFLLDAAPGRLLHKPLPLVATLGKRAAVIYSQNDVAGAWSRSESGDYEFDVTPGGEPQRELAIRLGINLCMYALCLDYKDDAVHLPLILNKRR
- a CDS encoding glutamine amidotransferase; its protein translation is MNSPSFNAWKLVSLSPLPVWALVLLAVGLVAGIALAAWGVRREPSRGRRLLLWGLRLGAGLAAFFFLLEPGIRHLQVARMKNRVAVLVDRSASMNFPTEPGGPTRSAQVAAFLEKAAPTFASWQDRFTVEVYGVDPELAPVTPAQLSGEPARAGTTDLLAALRSASAAGQGSRKLSGVLLFSDGADNTELKAGAVGRARAALADLGVPVSTFLVGQEALKDLAVEGLKVDDFAFVRNSLTVEVEIHGRGFAGQDIPVVLSQEGKTVANKLVRMTTADDVKPVSFTFTPDQTGRFVYTVTVPTFPDEAVSENNSRSFTLKVIRDRVRVLLVVGRPSWDERFLRGLLKQDANVDLVSFYILRTLSDDPGVTNERELSLIPFPMEEIFDTKLHTFDVVIFQNFGYSDPSLSIAEYERNLERYVHEGGAFVMIGGDSVLGEGRASMPTLMEALPVEAAGPANPEPFKPRLTPEGLRHPVTSIGTGAASTEGTWGELAPIPGANLTRARQGATVLMDHPFMTVDGKNAPLVSVWDYGRGRAMVVATDATWSWAFTAHRGGSPNRAYDRFWGNALRWLVRDPDLTTLKVTADPPSVEPGRPVGVVVQARMADYQPAQEAQVRVELFSVATQKQVAVQTGTTGADGVVRLEFAPPAPGPYKLLASAKKGDTDLGKGEDAVAVRAVGPELSDASVRPQLMEQIASITEGKAYKLPQDGLPDVPLLDPPVVEVGRAKDQPLWDRWYYLVALIALLGAEWFARRRFGYV
- a CDS encoding superoxide dismutase family protein is translated as MMIRSLLIAAALTTTPALAQDAGTPATPGTATTDAGVKPAPKPGEMAKAALKDSQGKDVGTVTFEQAPTGVLVKGTLMNLPAGEHAIHIHETGKCEAPDFKTAGGHFNPTKKKHGVLSPKGKHDGDLPNLHVPADGKVQFDFFAHGLKVKSMFDKDGSAVVVHATKDDYHTDPAGDAGGRIACGLAEK
- a CDS encoding N-6 DNA methylase; this encodes MPRSIDTPELDEELLVHQFPGINRKAVGAFYTPAPIVERTLALALAHVGQGPLTVVDPACGAGAFLAAAARHRPDARLCGLELDAGVARLCQARVPGADVRVGDALRGGLEPLLAATPEGHAELWVGNPPYNGTSPVLKDAEAYARLRALVPLAMPHGTSLRDDFAFFLLVATKRLAARQGTLAFITPASLLESFIYAPLRHALLGALHLREVVDLGPGIFTGTQVRTCITVWTSRAGSEAPPPRYEHKGVDQRFTPEAPEWRLSPIAQEASALDADWRARGELLTTLIPVSLPGVKTRFDELLVDADAERLLARVRAFAAATEGTLEDFAREHGLEPALLPKLRALKQGPALEVDARHLRPFFRYGGARHRGALPPEARAFCYLDRRLIPRGDHRLRGPYDPHHDAVKLLFNVRELPLSAALLEEPGCVHDHRHARFAPLYVPQRVRDEGLGITRGAESCEELGPPVPNLSPRGQRWAESLGGPEPAFRAVMRFLNGASVQRVWAPAFGASRVVPVPLDGPLPE
- a CDS encoding ion transporter, whose protein sequence is MNRPSEQSPPGGLRARLHTIIFEADTPAGRAFDIALLWAIVFSVGAVMLESVAQVRANHSHALHVAEWTFTVLFALEYVLRLIAVRRPLDYARSFFGLVDLMALLPSFLSVLFPGAQTLLVVRVLRLLRVFRILKLGHLLGQAEVLMTALRASRPKIIVFLGTVLSIDVIMGALMYMVEGEANGFDSIPRSMYWAIVTMTTVGFGDITPKTVTGQFLASILMVMGYGIIAVPTGIVSVELAAATRQHVDTQACPGCGAQGHDPDARYCKRCGTALDWTPPGTDGETG
- a CDS encoding DUF4239 domain-containing protein, with product MVVGILDILPTWLIALGVMGLIFVALEVGFRLSHRRPGLDEASALQASVLGLVALLLSFSFSMAEERFSQRRDLVVKEANAIGTLYLRSGFLPEPTRTEMRSRLRRYVDLRLEAYMAVGDRERFNQLRDEADQIQGKLWSALDAIVLQQPTGVQTLVTQALNDVIDVSADRLSAARNLIPDTIFVLLLVGVLGSGLLLGYQPETHSRAWICWTVFAVMLTAVMFTLLDLDLPDRGRIRTSQQPLVDLRRQMEALP
- a CDS encoding alpha/beta fold hydrolase — encoded protein: MEHAARRTFLHLLGLGASLVAGLATAAEEVPPTPQAVMREARRSVLPDGIEKAEAVRIGGIDQWISVRGRHRDNPLLLFLHGGPGFTALPTAYFYQGEWEEYFTVAHWDQRGAGKTYALNPPEAVRPTMTMERMVADAEEVVEHLRKTYGKKRIVLVGHSWGSILGVKLAQRHPEWFDAYVGIGQAVDVPRNEALGYEATLQAARADGNAKAVAELEALAPFPDPKDAARQLVNLPKERRWLSRYESYNWRDPSWHGAEVWRFSPDVSDPDMVARDAGLDLSFVTLWGAIAQVDFRPVKRFALPVVFFHGRHDLTTSARLLDSWYATLQAPSKKLIWFEDSAHMVHEEEPGKVLVRLVQDVLPLTRRK
- a CDS encoding sodium:solute symporter family transporter; protein product: MNPSTAGSQLGQPNTTAIVFFLLFVGITLAITYWAARRTKTTSEFFAAGGNISAVQNGFALAGDFMSAASFLGIAGLVATSGFDGLIYSVGWLVGWPVVTFLIAEPLRNLGKYTFADAVAYRLKQTPVRLSAAVGTLTVVIFYLIAQMVGAGNLIHLLFGLSYEMAVIIVGAVMILYVLFGGMIATTWVQIVKAVLLLGGASALAVAVLWKFGMNPAALFSEAARMYGPEVLAPGKLVANPLETISLGVALMFGTAGLPHILMRFYTVPDAKAARTSVFYATGLIGFFYLVTFVLGFGAAVLVGRQGITAVDKGGNMAAPMLAEVVGGTGFLGFISAVSFATILAVVAGLTLSGAAALSHDLWSHVVRKGHAPESEQLKVARLASLLLGVLAVILGVVFKGQNVAFMVGLAFAIAASANFPALLLSMLWKGFTTRGAVASMLTGAFSAVLLIFLSPTVQVELLGNASAPFPLKNPGLVTIPLSFLVGWVVSLLSPEDEASRRFAEVQHRMHVGALLPPPVVTPPGPAGSVPPGIPEAPRKV